Genomic segment of Mycobacteriales bacterium:
GCCCTCGGCCTTGCCGGCTGTCTGCGGTTGCACCAGCTTCATGACCTGGCCCATCGCCTGGGCACCGGAGGCGCCTGACTCCGAGATCGCGGCGCGGACGATCGTCTCGATCTCGTCGTCCGTGAGCTGAGCCGGCAGGTACTCCTCGAGAATCTTGCCTTCGGCTCGCTCACGATCGGCAAGCTCCGCGCGGCCCGCTCCGTCGAAGGCCTCCGCGGCCTCGCGCCGCTTCTTCGCCTCCCGACCGATCACGGTGACGACTTCGTCGTCGGAGAGCTCCCGCGCGCTCTTGCCTGACACCTCTTCGTTGGTCACCGCAGTCAGCACCATGCGAAGCGTGCCGGTCCTGAGCTCGTCGCGGGCCTTCATCGATGCGGTCATGTCGGCGCGCAGCCGCTCCTTCAAGGACATGGCGCAAGGGTAGTAACCGAGCTCACCCCCGGCAGCCGCATAACCTCGGGGCATGCCCCTCGCGGCCTGGATCGTGCTGGCGCTCGTCGGGCTCGGGCTCGTGACGATCGGCTACGCCGCGTTGTACGAACGAAAGGCGTTCGCGCTTCGGCGGATCGAGGTGCCGGTCCTGCCCCCCGGCAGTCCGGACCTGAAGGTCCTGCATCTGTCCGACCTCCACATGACCGAAGGGCAGCCGTGGAAGGTCCGCTGGGTCCAGTCACTGGCGAGGCTCGACCCCGACCTGGTGGTCGACACCGGCGACAATCTGGCGGGGCAGGGTGCGGTGGCCCCGGCCCTCGAAGCGCTCCGCCCGCTGTTGGCACGGCCCGGAGTGTTCGTCCCCGGGTCGAACGACTGGTTCGCCCCCGTCAAGAAGAACCCCGCGCGGTATCTCCTCTCGCGTGGAGGCCACCGGCGCAACTACGGCGAACGGCTGCCGTGGGGTGAGCTGCGCAACGCGTTCACCGACGCCGGCTGGCTCGACCTGACGCATCGGCGTACGAC
This window contains:
- a CDS encoding GatB/YqeY domain-containing protein; its protein translation is MSLKERLRADMTASMKARDELRTGTLRMVLTAVTNEEVSGKSARELSDDEVVTVIGREAKKRREAAEAFDGAGRAELADRERAEGKILEEYLPAQLTDDEIETIVRAAISESGASGAQAMGQVMKLVQPQTAGKAEGGRVAAEVRRQLGS
- a CDS encoding metallophosphoesterase; this translates as MPLAAWIVLALVGLGLVTIGYAALYERKAFALRRIEVPVLPPGSPDLKVLHLSDLHMTEGQPWKVRWVQSLARLDPDLVVDTGDNLAGQGAVAPALEALRPLLARPGVFVPGSNDWFAPVKKNPARYLLSRGGHRRNYGERLPWGELRNAFTDAGWLDLTHRRTTIELGGLTVELAGVSDAHLNADHYERISGPVRCDVAIGLSHSPEPRVIDAFACDGYALMLSGHTHGGQLRIPGFGALVTNCGLERKRARGLSRWPSGGYLHVSAGLGTSPYAPVRFACRPEATLLTLTAR